Proteins co-encoded in one Uloborus diversus isolate 005 chromosome 9, Udiv.v.3.1, whole genome shotgun sequence genomic window:
- the LOC129230357 gene encoding uncharacterized protein LOC129230357, with protein MDEFKKNRTQYRRLFTKACNEFDAEEAWLSDEDKLLKLKVIEEKALLMIETEYKVRNHLCDENISETECDAEFDQSEIYIDRWRVLGQKLKKLSSCEKEDSVSVSSANTSQKNTLLRYPKIRLPSFNGDIRNWLGFWGQFQKIDKDSNLDLHDKFSYLSQSMVKGSIAEDLIKSFPPGGDSYEKALNQLKSRFGKEELLIQIYVRDLLALVLQRESAQTKSLRVLYDLLETKLRALESLGVTRDKYACMLFPLIESSLPQETLRAWERCRATNRRTRDVTPENELSSQLEEKNDLRSILDFLQDEVEAEERIILASQSFDCPKVKSTSRENSKLHIEKKNDNKLKFGNRAQVATAADLFTASREQKLCIFCGNHHDSNDCIKAGKIPLKERELLVGKSHCCFLCLKTGHQVRQCNVKAGCANCGRRHHILLCRSGQPHLPSSSERVVALEETPKQDSALANISMSPKVMLQTLIIIIRGNGKSRKARAIFDSASQRSYILKDTAKEMKYEVLGSECLKHALFGGKNSGVCKHEVFKLYLTSANGNYNCNFEVLSQPVICETKPPTNELCIKELCDLNIHIEDDSRAPIEILIGADVAGKLMTGGYKLLPSGLAAIETKLGWTLMGKNSTLESRESTALLVTSMICNDTCISNLWSLETIGILDPSEKKTQDELHAAAKEHFLRTVRIDDEGRFIVDLPWLSEHPPLPENFELALKRLNNTVKNLKAKNLYEDYDLVFKEWEKEGIIEEVPYNEIQEPSHYLPHRPVVKENSTTRIRPVFDASAKSRSSPSLNDCLEKGMNLMEFIPSILTRFRMYKIGVTADICKAFLQIRVSERDKNYLRFLWYNDKSELKYFRHCRVIFGASCSPFLLGSVVQYHLESALEEARVESSKYPVETVEELANSFYVDNCLVSVKDEAQLHKFMQAATEILMERKFELRGWEYSDSRCQVSEPTNVLGMMWDRGNDTLSLKLSHDTDTSSMKISKRSILSAAHKTFDPLGIVCPVTLLPKLLLQRLWECKLTWDQEVDTNTEEEFLKWLKNLETLKELKITRWLQCEYVIDSLHFFCDASKSAYSAVVFIKICLNDSVAVHLLRAKSRIAPCGKKETTIARLELLGATILARLSVEVLKEFKKEKIVFWTDSTTVLSWLRREGPWGVFVQNRVQEIRSLTPLNAWRFVPGSLNPADLPSRGCSARQLLSSKWWEGPQWLYFSSEEWPKDEFCVDEEEIQSERKRGVVSSMVNVQCTDNIVSDRFSSYTKTIRTIGWIYRFYHNISSQNKIIGELTTDEYNRAEIALMRQIQSEQFHEDNRLQKLQTFKDKDGLLRLQTRLFDCEETEEFKSPILLPSKHKAVLKMVTEEHKKSFHAGLSTLLVRLREKYWILGVRKLAKQVISNCVICKRHTAKPLEVPFAPLPRDRVTHAGVFEVSGADYAGPLYLRSGEKAWIILFTCAVYRAVHFELVKSMSTESFILALRRFVARRGRIAVLYTDNGMSFVGTNNVLKTLDWNKISSYSTTRQISWKFIPPTAAWWGGWWERMVGMLKGLLRKMLGKSSVNYEELSTILCDCEAIINSRPLTYISSSPDQLMPLTPAMFLVSDNCTKIENADLDVVDRTLLTRRSKYLQKLREDLRQRFRNEYFALLINQGYRKVNSLEVGDIVLIGSDGSKRNDWPLGVVIKIYPGADGHSRVARVKTQQGESLRPFQRLYPLELSATEVSSLKLLSLVKETSEETTFFSGTRKEPGIPSDVFVGEETSNNTRPLLKETRYGRKIRVPERLKM; from the coding sequence atggatgaatttaagaaaaacagGACACAGTACAGGAGATTATTTACGAAAGCTTGCAATGAATTTGATGCAGAAGAAGCTTGGTTAAGTGATGAAGATAAATTACTTAAACTTAAAGTAATTGAAGAAAAAGCACTTTTAATGATTGAGACTGAATACAAGGTTAGAAATCATCTTTGCgatgaaaatatttcagaaacagaATGTGATGCTGAGTTCGATCAATCCGAGATTTATATTGATCGTTGGCGCGTTTTAGgacaaaaactcaaaaaacttTCATCATGTGAAAAAGAAGATTCTGTTTCGGTTTCAAGTGCAAATACATCGCAGAAAAATACTCTGTTACGGTATCCTAAGATACGGCTCCCGTCATTCAATGGAGATATAAGAAACTGGCTCGGATTTTGGGGACAGTTTCAAAAGATCGATAAAGACTCCAACTTGGACCTACATGACAAGTTTTCTTATTTGTCACAAAGTATGGTTAAAGGTAGCATTGCTGAGGATTTAATCAAAAGTTTCCCGCCTGGAGGAGATAGCTATGAAAAAGCATTAAATCAGCTAAAGAGTAGATTTGGAAAAGAAGAATTGCTGATACAGATCTATGTAAGAGATCTATTAGCATTAGTTCTTCAGAGAGAAAGTGCTCAAACCAAATCTCTTCGAGTGTTATACGACTTATTAGAGACTAAATTGAGGGCATTAGAGTCTCTAGGAGTAACTAGAGACAAATATGCTTGTATGTTATTTCCACTAATTGAATCATCACTTCCACAAGAAACTTTGAGAGCTTGGGAACGATGCCGAGCAACAAACCGGAGAACGCGAGATGTTACTCCAGAAAATGAATTGAGTTCACAGTTGGAAGAAAAGAACGACTTGAGATCAATTTTGGATTTCCTACAAGATGAGGTAGAGGCTgaagaaagaataattttagcttcTCAGTCATTCGATTGCCCTAAAGTGAAATCTACTTCTCGAGAGAACAGTAAATTacacattgaaaagaaaaatgataataaattaaAGTTTGGGAATAGAGCTCAAGTAGCAACAGCAGCTGACCTTTTTACTGCATCGCGGGAACAGAAACTGTGTATTTTTTGCGGCAATCACCATGATTCGAATGATTGCATAAAAGCAGGGAAAATACCGCTTAAAGAGAGAGAATTACTAGTCGGAAAATCTCACTGCTGTTTTCTATGTCTCAAAACAGGACATCAAGTTCGTCAATGCAATGTGAAAGCTGGATGTGCTAATTGTGGAAGAAGACATCATATTTTGCTGTGCAGAAGTGGCCAACCGCATTTACCTTCGTCTTCTGAAAGAGTTGTTGCATTAGAAGAAACTCCAAAGCAAGATTCAGCTCTCGCAAACATTTCAATGTCACCAAAAGTGATGTTGCAAACCCTAATAATAATCATAAGAGGAAACGGAAAGAGCCGTAAAGCGAGAGCAATTTTTGATTCTGCATCCCAGAGGTCATACATTCTAAAAGATACGGCAAAGGAGATGAAGTACGAAGTCCTGGGTTCAGAGTGTCTCAAACATGCACTTTTCGGAGGAAAAAATTCTGGTGTGTGTAAACATGaagtttttaaactgtatttAACTAGTGCTAACGGTAAttataactgcaattttgaagttttgagtcaACCAGTCATATGTGAAACAAAGCCACCTACAAATGAACTCTGTATAAAAGAACTCTGTGACTTAAATATTCATATTGAGGATGATAGTAGAGCCCCTATTGAAATTTTGATAGGAGCAGACGTTGCGGGAAAACTGATGACAGGTGGTTATAAATTACTTCCTAGTGGCCTTGCCGCAATTGAAACTAAACTAGGGTGGACACTAATGGGGAAGAACTCTACTTTAGAATCTCGAGAAAGCACTGCATTACTTGTAACGAGTATGATTTGTAATGATACTTGTATATCAAACTTGTGGTCACTGGAAACGATCGGTATACTGGATCCATCTGAGAAGAAAACGCAAGATGAATTGCATGCAGCAGctaaagaacattttttgagaaCTGTTAGAATAGACGATGAAGGAAGGTTTATCGTTGATTTGCCTTGGTTGAGTGAACATCCCCCTCTgcctgaaaattttgaattggcTTTGAAGAGACTGAACAACACAGTAAAGAACTTAAAAGCGAAAAATCTGTATGAGGATTATGACCTGGTTTTCAAAGAATGGGAAAAGGAGGGAATAATTGAAGAGGTTCCTTATAATGAAATTCAAGAACCATCGCATTATTTACCACATCGGCCTGTTGTCAAAGAAAATAGTACGACTCGCATTAGGCCAGTATTCGATGCTTCCGCTAAGTCGAGATCTTCACCAAGTCTAAATGACTGCCTTGAAAAGGGTATGAACCTTATGGAATTCATTCCATCAATATTAACACGCTTTCGTATGTATAAAATAGGGGTTACTGCTGATATATGTAAAGCGTTTCTGCAAATCCGTGTATCTGAAAGGGACAAAAATTATCTGAGATTCCTCTGGTACAACGATAAGTCTGAGCTAAAGTATTTCAGGCACTGTCGTGTAATATTCGGTGCTTCGTGTAGCCCTTTTTTACTCGGATCTGTGGTTCAGTATCATTTAGAATCAGCACTAGAAGAGGCACGAGTTGAGTCCTCGAAATATCCCGTTGAAACTGTAGAAGAACTTGCTAACAGTTTTTATGTGGACAATTGTCTTGTTAGCGTAAAGGATGAAGCTCAGTTGCATAAATTTATGCAAGCGGCTACAGAAATATTAATGGAGAGAAAATTTGAATTACGAGGGTGGGAGTACTCGGATTCCCGCTGTCAAGTTTCAGAACCCACGAATGTGCTAGGAATGATGTGGGACCGTGGAAATGATACCCTCAGTTTAAAGTTATCACATGATACTGATACCTCTTCGATGAAAATTTCTAAGAGGTCAATTTTGTCTGCTGCACATAAAACGTTTGATCCTTTAGGCATAGTCTGTCCGGTTACTTTACTGCCAAAACTTTTGCTGCAGAGGTTATGGGAATGCAAATTAACATGGGATCAAGAAGTAGATACAAATACTGAAGAAGAATTCTTGAAATGGTTGAAAAATTTGGAGACTTTGAAAGAATTGAAGATAACTAGATGGTTGCAATGCGAATACGTAATtgatagtttacattttttctgcGACGCTAGTAAATCTGcctattcagctgttgtttttataaaaatttgtttgaatgatTCAGTAGCTGTTCATCTGCTAAGAGCTAAATCTCGGATTGCACCTTGTGGAAAGAAAGAGACGACTATAGCAAGATTAGAGCTTCTTGGAGCCACAATTTTAGCACGTCTTTCTGTAGAAGTTCTGAAAGaattcaaaaaagagaaaattgtgttTTGGACTGATTCTACTACCGTTCTTTCATGGTTGAGAAGAGAAGGGCCGTGGGGAGTGTTTGTACAAAACCGAGTGCAGGAAATTAGATCCTTGACTCCTTTGAATGCATGGCGGTTCGTCCCAGGATCACTAAATCCAGCAGATCTTCCGAGTAGAGGTTGTTCTGCTCGTCAACTTCTTTCGTCAAAATGGTGGGAAGGTCCGCAATGGTTGTATTTCTCATCGGAAGAATGGCCAAAAGACGAATTTTGTGTTGATGAAGAAGAAATTCAAAGTGAAAGAAAGAGAGGCGTGGTATCATCTATGGTCAACGTGCAATGCACAGATAACATTGTAAGTGACCGATTTTCAAGTTATACGAAGACAATCAGAACAATTGGATGGATCTATAGATTTTATCACAATATTTCCAGTCAGAATAAGATAATAGGAGAGTTGACAACTGATGAGTACAACAGAGCTGAAATTGCACTTATGAGGCAAATACAGTCAGAGCAATTTCATGAAGATAATCGTTTGCAGAAGCTGCAAACATTCAAAGATAAGGATGGATTACTACGATTACAAACAAGATTGTTTGATTGTGAGGAAACAGAAGAGTTTAAGAGTCCTATTCTGTTACCTTCAAAACATAAAGCGGTATTGAAAATGGTGACTGAAGAACATAAAAAATCTTTCCACGCAGGACTGTCTACTTTATTAGTGagattaagagaaaaatattggATATTAGGCGTCAGGAAGTTAGCTAAGCAAGTGATTTCTAACTGTGTTATATGTAAACGCCATACAGCTAAACCTCTGGAAGTGCCATTCGCCCCATTACCAAGAGACAGAGTCACCCATGCAGGTGTTTTTGAAGTTTCCGGGGCTGATTATGCCGGGCCTTTGTATTTGCGATCAGGAGAAAAGGCCTGGATCATTTTATTTACATGTGCGGTTTACCGAGCTGTACATTTTGAGCTAGTTAAGTCAATGTCAACAGAGTCATTCATCTTAGCATTAAGACGATTCGTAGCTCGAAGAGGAAGAATTGCTGTTCTCTACACCGACAACGGCATGAGTTTTGTTGGAACGAACAATGTGCTAAAGACGCTCGACTGGAATAAAATAAGCTCTTATTCCACCACAAGACAGATTTCTTGGAAGTTCATTCCACCAACCGCTGCCTGGTGGGGTGGTTGGTGGGAGCGCATGGTTGGGATGCTGAAAGGCCTTTTAAGAAAAATGCTAGGTAAATCTTCTGTTAACTACGAGGAGCTTTCAACAATATTATGCGACTGTGAAGCAATCATCAACTCGAGACCGTTGACATACATATCAAGTTCACCAGATCAACTGATGCCCTTAACTCCGGCTATGTTTCTGGTAAGTGACAACTGCACCAAGATTGAAAATGCTGATCTAGATGTGGTAGACAGAACCTTGTTGACAAGAAGGTCCAAATATCTACAGAAATTAAGAGAAGACTTACGACAAAGATttagaaatgaatattttgcacttcTAATTAACCAAGGCTATAGGAAAGTTAACTCATTAGAAGTTGGTGATATCGTTTTAATAGGGAGTGACGGATCCAAGCGTAATGACTGGCCTCTTGGAGTAGTAATAAAAATCTATCCTGGAGCAGATGGCCATTCCAGAGTAGCCAGAGTAAAGACACAACAAGGAGAGAGCCTGCGGCCATTTCAAAGACTATATCCCTTAGAACTATCTGCGACTGAAGTTAGTTCTTTGAAATTACTTTCGCTGGTCAAAGAGACCTCTGAAGAAACAACCTTTTTCTCAGGAACGAGAAAAGAGCCTGGGATACCTTCAGACGTGTTTGTGGGAGAAGAAACATCTAACAACACTCGGCCCCTTTTGAAAGAAACCAGATATGGGAGAAAGATTAGAGTACCTGAACGTTTAAAGATGTAA